In the Telopea speciosissima isolate NSW1024214 ecotype Mountain lineage chromosome 2, Tspe_v1, whole genome shotgun sequence genome, one interval contains:
- the LOC122650890 gene encoding cysteine-rich receptor-like protein kinase 10, translating to MKPTSFWQNLIWHFKSHSGKESPEGKDLEKNIAAQEQELFSIETLIAATRDFHSHQKLGEGKFGPVYKGKLEDGREIAVKRLWHSSNQGRKELTNEAKVLANVQHRNVVNLLGYCAHELEKLLVYEYVSNESLDKLLFNAGRKAKLDWKRRYAVIVGMARGLLYLHEDSHSVIIHRDIKTSNILLDDKWVPKIADFGMARLYAEDTTHVNTRVVGTRGYMAPEYLMHGQLSVKVDVYSYGIVVLELISGQENSTFNSDSDCRNLLDWVWEHYKKGRSLDIMDPMLASTAVLEQVAMCIQIGLLCTQDDPKLRPSMRRVLVMLSKRPGTILDEPSKSGEFFP from the exons ATGAAACCAACCAGTTTCTGGCAGAATCTCATTTGGCATTTCAAATCCCACTCTGGAAAAG AGTCGCCGGAAGGAAAGGACTTAGAGAAGAATATAGCAGCACAGGAACAGGAGCTATTCTCTATAGAGACCCTAATTGCAGCAACCAGAGATTTTCATTCCCATCAAAAGCTCGGGGAGGGTAAATTCGGCCCTGTTTATAAG GGGAAATTGGAGGATGGAAGAGAGATAGCAGTAAAGAGGCTATGGCACAGTTCAAATCAAGGGAGGAAGGAGCTCACGAACGAGGCTAAGGTACTGGCAAATGTGCAGCATAGGAACGTCGTGAACTTGTTGGGCTACTGTGCCCACGAACTAGAGAAGCTTTTGGTCTACGAATACGTCTCCAATGAGAGTTTGGACAAACTTCTCTTCA ATGCAGGGAGGAAGGCGAAGTTGGATTGGAAGAGAAGATACGCCGTGATTGTAGGGATGGCACGTGGATTGTTGTACCTCCATGAAGACTCGCACAGCGTCATAATACACAGGGACATCAAGACCAGTAATATTCTTCTGGACGACAAGTGGGTCCCAAAGATCGCGGACTTCGGTATGGCCCGCCTCTACGCTGAGGATACGACTCACGTCAACACTCGCGTCGTAGGCACCAG GGGATATATGGCACCGGAGTACTTGATGCATGGACAGTTGTCGGTAAAGGTGGATGTCTACAGCTATGGCATCGTAGTTCTGGAACTGATTAGTGGCCAGGAGAACTCCACCTTCAACTCTGACTCTGATTGCCGGAACCTACTCGATTGG GTATGGGAGCATTACAAGAAAGGTCGAAGCTTGGACATCATGGATCCAATGTTAGCATCAACTGCGGTGCTCGAACAAGTCGCAATGTGCATACAAATTGGATTACTATGCACACAAGATGACCCAAAGCTACGACCATCGATGCGTCGAGTGTTGGTGATGCTATCAAAGAGACCCGGAACTATTCTCGATGAGCCGAGCAAATCGGGTGAATTTTTTCCATGA
- the LOC122650243 gene encoding probable aquaporin SIP2-1, with translation MASVRLILSDLILSFMAVWSGALIKLFVYKILGFGFETKGEILKASLSILSMLFFAWLGKLSRGGSYNPLNVLLGAVSAGNFTEFLFTVGTRIPAQVLGSITGVKYFIETFPQTGHGPRLNVDIHRGATTEGLLTFTIVIISLGVARKNPNSFFIKTWMSSVFRLTLHTLGSDLTGGCMNPSSAIGWAYARGDHITKEHIFVYWLAPIQATLLGIWTFRLLVQPQKLKEEKIIRKSIKSD, from the coding sequence ATGGCTTCTGTGCGGCTGATCTTGTCGGATTTAATCCTTTCCTTCATGGCTGTATGGTCAGGAGCTCTCATCAAGCTCTTTGTTTATAAGattcttgggtttggttttgaaaCCAAAGGAGAAATCCTAAAGGCTTCTCTATCAATCTTGAGTATGTTATTCTTTGCTTGGTTGGGTAAATTAAGCCGAGGTGGGTCTTACAATCCTCTCAACGTATTGTTGGGTGCTGTTTCTGCAGGGAATTTCACTGAGTTTCTATTTACTGTTGGTACAAGGATTCCTGCTCAGGTACTCGGATCTATTACTGGGGTTAAGTATTTCATTGAGACATTTCCTCAAACAGGTCATGGTCCCCGCTTAAACGTTGACATCCATCGAGGTGCAACGACAGAAGGACTCCTAACTTTTACAATTGTTATCATCTCACTTGGAGTTGctagaaagaaccccaacagctTTTTCATTAAAACATGGATGTCGAGTGTCTTTAGATTAACACTTCATACACTGGGTTCCGATCTGACGGGTGGATGCATGAACCCTTCCTCTGCCATTGGATGGGCTTATGCCAGAGGAGATCATATAACCAAAGAGCATATATTTGTATACTGGCTTGCACCAATTCAGGCAACTCTCTTAGGAATATGGACGTTCAGGTTGCTTGTTCAACCACAGAAGCTCAAGGAGGAGAAGATTATAAGAAAGAGTATCAAATCAGACTGA